One Dioscorea cayenensis subsp. rotundata cultivar TDr96_F1 chromosome 15, TDr96_F1_v2_PseudoChromosome.rev07_lg8_w22 25.fasta, whole genome shotgun sequence genomic region harbors:
- the LOC120277007 gene encoding 5'-nucleotidase SurE-like isoform X2, producing MDGAASPTVLVTNDDGIDAAGLRFLVQALVSTGRCRVLVCAPASQVLVMELLGVILSLPNLFILMGQQLLQLQVLSGINAGSNCGHNIVCSGTVAGAREAFMCGVPSIALSYGWVPKKSSIHDLKLAVESCLPIINSVLNEIRNKAFPLQFFLNIAVPTDVSNHKGFKLTKQGKSNIKIFWTQTSSGVSVDGDATANMYTQDTTGTTKISCSSPTQEQLWSKKIVRNSENKSEKEEEGDDIDWQALQEGYIAVTPLSALSCSEIDTVPYFRGWLPRVTDNSCSSSL from the exons atGGACGGAGCTGCAAGTCCGACGGTGCTCGTCACAAACGACGACGGAATCGATGCCGCCGGCCTCCGCTTCCTCGTCCAGGCTCTTGTCTCCACCGGCCGCTGTCGCGTGCTCGTCTGCGCGCCGGCTTC TCAGGTGTTGGTCATGGAATTACTTGGCGTCATCCTATCTCTGCCAAACCTGTTCATATTGATGGGGCAACAGCTTTTGCAATTGCAG GTGCTCAGTGGTATCAATGCTGGTAGTAACTGTGGGCATAACAT TGTTTGCTCTGGAACGGTGGCTGGTGCTCGGGAGGCATTCATGTGTGGTGTACCCTCAATTGCCTTATCATATGGTTG GGTACCTAAAAAGAGCTCCATTCACGATCTCAAGCTGGCAGTGGAGTCATGCTTGCCCATCATAAATTCAGTGCTGAATGAGATTAGGAATAAGGCTTTTCCTTTACAGTTTTTTCTTAACATAGCCGTGCCAACAGATGTTTCAAATCATAAG GGATTTAAGTTAACAAAACAAGGGAAGTCCAACATCAAAATCTTTTGGACACAGACCAGCTCTGGTGTTTCAGTTGATGGTGATGCAACTGCAAATATGTATACTCAGGACACGACTGGCACAACAAAGATATCTTGCTCATCTCCAACGCAAGAACAACTTTGGTCAAAGAAAATAGTGCGG AATTCAGAAAACAAAAGTGAAAAAGAGGAGGAAGGTGATGACATAGATTGGCAAGCTCTTCAAGAAGGATAT ATTGCTGTCACACCTTTAAGTGCTCTTTCTTGCTCAGAGATTGATACTGTCCCTTACTTCAGAGGTTGGCTGCCGCGTGTTACTGACAACTCATGTTCATCTTCTTTATAA
- the LOC120277007 gene encoding 5'-nucleotidase SurE-like isoform X1: protein MDGAASPTVLVTNDDGIDAAGLRFLVQALVSTGRCRVLVCAPASDQSGVGHGITWRHPISAKPVHIDGATAFAIAGTPADCTSLGIYGTLFNGIIPDLVLSGINAGSNCGHNIVCSGTVAGAREAFMCGVPSIALSYGWVPKKSSIHDLKLAVESCLPIINSVLNEIRNKAFPLQFFLNIAVPTDVSNHKGFKLTKQGKSNIKIFWTQTSSGVSVDGDATANMYTQDTTGTTKISCSSPTQEQLWSKKIVRNSENKSEKEEEGDDIDWQALQEGYIAVTPLSALSCSEIDTVPYFRGWLPRVTDNSCSSSL, encoded by the exons atGGACGGAGCTGCAAGTCCGACGGTGCTCGTCACAAACGACGACGGAATCGATGCCGCCGGCCTCCGCTTCCTCGTCCAGGCTCTTGTCTCCACCGGCCGCTGTCGCGTGCTCGTCTGCGCGCCGGCTTC AGATCAGTCAGGTGTTGGTCATGGAATTACTTGGCGTCATCCTATCTCTGCCAAACCTGTTCATATTGATGGGGCAACAGCTTTTGCAATTGCAG GTACCCCTGCAGACTGCACTTCTTTGGGAATCTATGGAACACTCTTTAATGGAATAATTCCCGATCTG GTGCTCAGTGGTATCAATGCTGGTAGTAACTGTGGGCATAACAT TGTTTGCTCTGGAACGGTGGCTGGTGCTCGGGAGGCATTCATGTGTGGTGTACCCTCAATTGCCTTATCATATGGTTG GGTACCTAAAAAGAGCTCCATTCACGATCTCAAGCTGGCAGTGGAGTCATGCTTGCCCATCATAAATTCAGTGCTGAATGAGATTAGGAATAAGGCTTTTCCTTTACAGTTTTTTCTTAACATAGCCGTGCCAACAGATGTTTCAAATCATAAG GGATTTAAGTTAACAAAACAAGGGAAGTCCAACATCAAAATCTTTTGGACACAGACCAGCTCTGGTGTTTCAGTTGATGGTGATGCAACTGCAAATATGTATACTCAGGACACGACTGGCACAACAAAGATATCTTGCTCATCTCCAACGCAAGAACAACTTTGGTCAAAGAAAATAGTGCGG AATTCAGAAAACAAAAGTGAAAAAGAGGAGGAAGGTGATGACATAGATTGGCAAGCTCTTCAAGAAGGATAT ATTGCTGTCACACCTTTAAGTGCTCTTTCTTGCTCAGAGATTGATACTGTCCCTTACTTCAGAGGTTGGCTGCCGCGTGTTACTGACAACTCATGTTCATCTTCTTTATAA
- the LOC120277007 gene encoding 5'-nucleotidase SurE-like isoform X3, producing the protein MPPASASSSRLLSPPAAVACSSARRLQISQVLVMELLGVILSLPNLFILMGQQLLQLQVLSGINAGSNCGHNIVCSGTVAGAREAFMCGVPSIALSYGWVPKKSSIHDLKLAVESCLPIINSVLNEIRNKAFPLQFFLNIAVPTDVSNHKGFKLTKQGKSNIKIFWTQTSSGVSVDGDATANMYTQDTTGTTKISCSSPTQEQLWSKKIVRNSENKSEKEEEGDDIDWQALQEGYIAVTPLSALSCSEIDTVPYFRGWLPRVTDNSCSSSL; encoded by the exons ATGCCGCCGGCCTCCGCTTCCTCGTCCAGGCTCTTGTCTCCACCGGCCGCTGTCGCGTGCTCGTCTGCGCGCCGGCTTC AGATCAGTCAGGTGTTGGTCATGGAATTACTTGGCGTCATCCTATCTCTGCCAAACCTGTTCATATTGATGGGGCAACAGCTTTTGCAATTGCAG GTGCTCAGTGGTATCAATGCTGGTAGTAACTGTGGGCATAACAT TGTTTGCTCTGGAACGGTGGCTGGTGCTCGGGAGGCATTCATGTGTGGTGTACCCTCAATTGCCTTATCATATGGTTG GGTACCTAAAAAGAGCTCCATTCACGATCTCAAGCTGGCAGTGGAGTCATGCTTGCCCATCATAAATTCAGTGCTGAATGAGATTAGGAATAAGGCTTTTCCTTTACAGTTTTTTCTTAACATAGCCGTGCCAACAGATGTTTCAAATCATAAG GGATTTAAGTTAACAAAACAAGGGAAGTCCAACATCAAAATCTTTTGGACACAGACCAGCTCTGGTGTTTCAGTTGATGGTGATGCAACTGCAAATATGTATACTCAGGACACGACTGGCACAACAAAGATATCTTGCTCATCTCCAACGCAAGAACAACTTTGGTCAAAGAAAATAGTGCGG AATTCAGAAAACAAAAGTGAAAAAGAGGAGGAAGGTGATGACATAGATTGGCAAGCTCTTCAAGAAGGATAT ATTGCTGTCACACCTTTAAGTGCTCTTTCTTGCTCAGAGATTGATACTGTCCCTTACTTCAGAGGTTGGCTGCCGCGTGTTACTGACAACTCATGTTCATCTTCTTTATAA